The Phyllobacterium zundukense DNA segment TTTGCATCGAGGTTAAATCAAGCAAAACTGCAGGTGGTGTGCCCATTGTTGCATTTGTCACACCTGGTTGCGGGAACCGCTATCTAGAACTTCTCAAGGCCGGTGTCGACCAGGCTTTTGTACGCCCGATTGCGCCCGAGTTGTTCCTTGCCTATTTGCATTCGATCGTTTCCTCTCACCAAGGCGAAAAGCCCGCCGGGGACGACGGGCACATTATCTCATTCGGAAAGATCAAAATACTAGCCGACAAATACCGCGTGCAACGGGGAGACGGCAAGGATATCCACCTCAGCCCGATTGAATTCAGGCTGCTGTGCAAAATGTCGAGACTACCGGGACAGGTCTTTAGTAGAGAAGAGCTCATCCGCGCGGCTTGGCCCGATAACATTTTTGTCGAATTGCGAACCGTGGATGTTCATATTGGAAGGCTTCGCAGATTACTCGTCCGAGAACTCGGTATGGATCTTATTCGAACGGTGCGCTCTGCAGGTTACGCGATGGAAGTTGCGGCCTAGATTGAATGCGTCCAAGCTTCAAGCGCAGTATTTCAGCGAACGTTGGTGTAAACAAGCGAAATAGGAACAACACCTTTCGTATACGTCATGAGATATTATTATAATTTCACAGAGCCTTTATAGAAATTTGTTTGAAACCGGCCGAATATTGCCGCGGGACTTTCCTTGCACTTTATGGCTTTGGAATAACTCGCTCAAATAGAAGTACTCCGGCTCGTTTGCCGCATTAAGGAACCAACATGGCTCAACCACAAAATGCCACGACACAAGCCGTTCAGCGTCATCGCAACACAAGCAAATTAATTGACTATGCTGATCCGTACTTTGCCACGGCGCACCTTGAGGGACTGATGGCACTTTACGCCCGTCCGCTCGATGGCCGGGCAGTGGAGTTAAGCACAGGCGCGGCGAAAGGTCGTCGCGTGGTCGATTTTGTCCGCTGTTCTTACCTTGGCCTTGACAACCATCCTGCAATCATCGAGGGCGCCCTAGAGACAGTCGCACAGTGCGGCGCGTTGCACTGGTCATGTGCGCGTACGCGTCTCAATTTCGATTTTCTGGGGCAACTTGAGGAAGCGCTATCCAATCTCTTTTCTGCGCATGTCATTGCCTATTCATCTGTCCTTGCTGCAAACATGGGCGCATTACCCCTTCTGGCATCGGGTCATCTGACGGGTAATGTCAAGCCGATTATGGTATTCGATCGGTTCGCGCACGCGACGCTGGCTTTCCACAAGGGAACGGTTGCCGAAGAAGCGGAAGTGATTACCATCGAGCATAATGACCTGGAAGCACTGGAGGTCATATGCCGCGAGAATCCGTGCGTCGCCTATATATGCGACGGCGTCTATTCCATGGGAGGCGCGGCGCCTGTCGATCAGCTTCTTGCCCTGCAAGCGCGTTATGGTCTCTTCCTATATATCGATGACGCACATGGGATTTCGCTGTTTGGCGACAACGGAGAGGGTTT contains these protein-coding regions:
- a CDS encoding response regulator transcription factor yields the protein MLPLILICSRDAEFCLMLQHILKADGFESRMAETVQEAVQRVESGDVSAVIVDCQPDSSLAPAICIEVKSSKTAGGVPIVAFVTPGCGNRYLELLKAGVDQAFVRPIAPELFLAYLHSIVSSHQGEKPAGDDGHIISFGKIKILADKYRVQRGDGKDIHLSPIEFRLLCKMSRLPGQVFSREELIRAAWPDNIFVELRTVDVHIGRLRRLLVRELGMDLIRTVRSAGYAMEVAA
- a CDS encoding aminotransferase class I/II-fold pyridoxal phosphate-dependent enzyme: MAQPQNATTQAVQRHRNTSKLIDYADPYFATAHLEGLMALYARPLDGRAVELSTGAAKGRRVVDFVRCSYLGLDNHPAIIEGALETVAQCGALHWSCARTRLNFDFLGQLEEALSNLFSAHVIAYSSVLAANMGALPLLASGHLTGNVKPIMVFDRFAHATLAFHKGTVAEEAEVITIEHNDLEALEVICRENPCVAYICDGVYSMGGAAPVDQLLALQARYGLFLYIDDAHGISLFGDNGEGFARSHFGGELGEHTIIAASLGKGFGASGGILMLGTARQAELFRRFSLPHAFSASPNLAAIGAALASESLHRTSELAMLQQRLRENTKLFDRLFPTPFTHADLPIRTIEIGDELATIGAAKAILDQGFYTSAIFFPTVAKGRAGLRICPTAGHSEAEITALCQFLVETLQTAPH